AACCCCAGTAGTACGGTGAGCCTCATCTGCAATAATCAAATCAAATTCTGGCAAGCCGTTTTTTTGTGCATCAGCGATAACTTGTGAAGAGTGATATGTAGAAACAACCACTGTCATATGGTTATCGTCTACAGATAAAACTCCTTCAATAAGTTCATCTGCGTTTGTGGTAGGTGGGTATGAAAGTATGCTTGTATCTCCTAGTTGGTCATCGTCTGTACGACCAACAGTGTGATCACTTGTCACGGCAAATATCCTTAAAGGTGTATCAGTATCTTCCATCCATGCTCTTATGGGCTGTTCCACCAAAGCAATCGAAGGAGCCATGAACAAGACCCTGCCGCCTGCTCCTACATAACGCTCTGAAAGTTTAAGTGCTGTAAATGTTTTTCCTGCCCCCGGAGGCATGATTAACTTACCCCGGTCAATTCTAGAAAACCCATCAATTACTGCATTAATAGCTTCCTGTTGGTATGGACGGAGGTCTTTTTTTACAAAAGACAAATCGTCCGCCAATTAAATGAATCCCAGTCAACAGCACTTTCTAGCATATCAGCTAGTGTTAAAACTTTTACAGGTTTATCCTGCTTTCGAATCAGTTTTTCTGCATTTGAGCCAAGCGGTGATGATGTTACAATCAGGCGATAAGAAAACTCTTTTCTTCCTGACAAAGCCAAAAATGTAGCTATATCATCAGCTCTTAAAGTTTCCTCATGGAATTTAATTTGAATTGCCCACAGTTTACCGGTATGCCTTTCTTCGGCAACCGCATCAATACCAGTATCACCTAATCCTCCTCTATCAGGCCAATCGCGCCAACGCCAAATTTCTGAATACAAATTTTGATAAACAGGAGCCTTGCGTAGATATGATAGTGCAAACCGTTCAAAAAGTTCACCTTTTTTCGTTGTCGACTCAAATTTTCTCCATTCGTCTAATTTGTCGATTATTTGTGTACTCATTTGTCTTTCACCACTTCCTCCATGATATTACATTAATCTTAAGGAATGGCAATCTTAAAGGATTGGATGGAACTACCTCTATTACTAATCCTAAGCTATTCTCTGCTTTTCTCTTTTGACTTTCCACTTCCCTATTAGCCACAGTACAATACCCATATATACCGCAATCAAATAAAAGGAGTCAAACTCGTTTCCTTTCATCCATTCAACAATAATTGTCCAAATAAAAACTATAAAACAGATAATGGATAAATTAACAAGCGTTGAGCCACGCACGTATACTTTTTTCATTCCATTCTTTCCTCTTGTGTAGTTTTATTTTCCTATTTCGACATATATCTATTCATTCCTTTTTATTTAAGAGGCTTTTGATCGAGTAGGAGGGGGTGACTAACCCCCGTCCCCTCACACCACCTAGCATGCGGGTCCGCACTAGGCGGTTCGCCAATCTTGACGAATGTCGAAATATCTCTGAGTTAAACTCTTAAGCCCTTGTGCAAGCCAATAGGCTTTGCCGAGGGCTTTGTGTAGTTGAGGAGTCTTTGTCGTTCGCCATGCTCCTTTACGAGTGTTTGCAATCTCAAACACTTCATGTTCTTTAAGTCCAAGTGCCCTTAGTTCGCGGATTCGGGTTCGGACTCGTTTCCATTGATGCCAACGGCATAACCTAAGCCTTCTCCTTATCCACTTTTCTAAACGCTTCAAAGGGCTTGGTGTCTCAATTAGAGCAAAGTATCCTATCCATCCCATTGTGTATTGGTTCAGCTTCTCTATTCGTTCTTCCATTGAAATGCTCCAGTTAGGGTTAGTCAGCTGGCGTATCTTGTTCTTAAAGCGTTGGATGGACTTCGAGGCTAGACGTATCCGGGCTTCGCGTTGCTTGGTGAAACTGAAGCCCAGAAACTTCCTTCTCCATGGTCGGTCGACAGCGCTTTTCTCCTCATTGACTTTGAGTTTTAACTTCTTCTCCAAGAACCTTTGAATACTTTGCTTCACTCGTTGCCCTGCACGCCTGCTGCGCACATAAATGTTACAGTCATCAGCGTAACGGCAGAAGCGCAACCCTCGCTTTTCAAGTTCCTTATCTAAGTCATCAAGGAGAATATTGGCCAATAGCGGGCTCAATGGACCTCCTTGCGGGGTCCCCTCCTCTGATCGGACTTTGACACCGTCCCACATGATCCCAGCTTTTAAATAGGCCCGTATCAGCTTCAGGACACGCTTGTCCTTCACCCGTCGTGCCACCCGGCTCATCAAAATGTCATGATTGACCCGGTCAAAGAATTTCTCCAGGTCAATGTCCACAACGTATCTATATCCCTCTTGGATATATCGTTGTGCTTGCCGGACTGCATCATGGGCCCGGCGCTGGGGTCGGAATCCATAGCTGTGGGACGAAAAGTGAGGGTTAAAGATTGCCGTGAGCTCTTGGAGAATGGCTTGTTGGATGAACCTGTCTATCACGGTGGGAATGCCTAACAACCTGACACCTCCGTCAGGTTTCGGGATTTCGACCCTTCGGACAGGTGCTGGCTGGTAGGTTCCCTCCAGCAGCTTTTGTTTAATTGCTGGCCAATGCTCCCGAATGTAATCTCGGAGGTGTTCAATTGAAACCCCGTTGATGCCGGGAGCTCCTTTGTTAGCCTCCACACGTTTGAGTGCTTTGGTTAAATTTGGCCGTGATAAAATGTTCTCCAACAAAGCCATCGAGATATTTCTCCTTTCGCGGGATGAGGTTCAGGTCTTGCCGGGCAATGCTCAGCCCTCATTCCAAGGCCCTCCGGGCTTCACCCATCCTTCCTTGGAAGAGTTCCGTCAGGAATTCTGCTTCAACGCACTGCATCTCGAAAGAGTCTGATTCATCCCTGAATTGACGTTCGGCCCTTCCCTTTTCAGGCGTCCCCTACTCAGGTACTATGACCTCTGCTGACTCCTGTACGTTCAGCAAAACCTTTCGGTTTTGGTTACCATCTTCAGATGGCGTACCGTACAGGCCTCCCCGGATAAGAGCACGTACTTTCCACTCATGTACCTGCCCAATATACTGCTACAGCCCTTGGCGGCTTAGGACTTCGTCTTGTTTGGCAGACTCATCCGACTGTAACAGCCTCAAATTGAGTTCGTGTACCTCAGGTCGAGTGTTTGCCTCCAGCTTCCTTCAGATTCCGCCTCACGGCGGACACCCTTGCTTTCAGCTAACGGTAGGCGCTCGCCAGCCCCCGTTCGGGACTTTCACCCTATAGTCACGCACCCATGCCGGGCGTACCAAAACAGTAAGGTAGGCTGATCAGCCTACCTTACTTATAAAGCCAAAGTTTCCTTTATAAATGGGGAACCCTTAGCCCCTTTTAAGGGGAGCTATTGCTGATCATGGATGCCCGGAAACTGTCTTGTGATACCATGTCCTGCCGCCACCAGTGCCGCCTGCCCAAGGCTGATGCCACCATCGTTAGGGGGAACCTCCCTGCCTATCCAGACGTGCATGGTACTATCAGCAAACAATGCCTTTAGATCAGCTAGCAAAAGGGAATTTTGAAACACTCCTCCGGACAATACAACAGTATCGATCCCGTAGGCCTCTCCTATAGCCAGGGCGCTTCTGTATATTCCTTCAGCGATGCTCCTGTGAAACGAACGGGCGATAGCCGCTACGTCCCGCCCCCTTAAACGATCTTCCACCATCACTTCTACGAGAGGACGATAGTCAAGTTCCTTTCCATTCCATGGGAAAGGATACACCCTTTCCAAAGGGGCAGAGCGTGCCAGATGCTCGAGCCAAATGGCTGCCTGGCCTTCAAATGAAATAGCCCCGGTAAAGCCCAAAAGGGCGGCCGCCGCATCGAACAGCCGGCCGACAGACGTGGTGGGAAAGGTACGGAATTGTTTTTCCACCAGCTTAAAGGCCGTAAAAAACCGTTCAGGAAGAGCCAGCCGCCTGCCAACATCCGTTGCCAATTCTGGCATGTCTGCAAAGAAACCAGCCAGTGCTTGCAGCGGTACCCTTGCCGCCGCATCGCCGCCGGGAAGCACGGCATAACGAAGATGCCCACACCGTTTTAAACCTTCCGCAAGGCTTCCAACAAACAGTTCGCCACCCCAGATTGCCCCGTCGTCACCAAAACCTGTACCATCAAATGCCACTCCGATGACCTGTTTGTCCAGAGCATTTCGTTCTGCCAACACAGATGCCACATGGGCGCGATGGTGCTGGATGCCAACATGCTTGTAGGTTTCCAACTCGCGGGCAAACTGGGCGGAGCGATATTCGGGATGGAGATCATAGGCGATGATCGTTTCCGCTAATGGGACTTCATACATCGCTAAAAGATCACTGACGGTCTGCTCAAACGCTGTATATGCTTCATATTGCGTCAGATCACCCAAATGCTGGCTCATAATCGCTTTTCCCTTGACAACTAACGTGACAGTGTTTTTCAAATCAGCCCCAACAGCAAGAATGGGCCGATCGCTGGGCAATTGAGCGACAGGGAGCGGAGTGTACCCCCTCGCCCGACGGAGTACGGTCGCTCCAAATGCACTCACACGAACAACGGAATCATCGACGCGGCGGGCAATGGGCCGCTCACCGATAAGCCACGCGTCAGCGAGCCCTTGCAAGTCTTCCAAAGCATCCCTGTCTTGATAGACGATGGGCTCACTGGAACAATTGGCGCTCGTCATCACCAGCACAGGAGGCGCCCCATAGTAAAACAACAAGTGATGAAGCGGCGTATACGGAAGCATCACGCCCAGGTCGATGTTGTCGGGGGTCACTCCCAAAAGCAACCGGCGTGCCCTGGCCAACACAATGGGACGAACTGTAGACGTAAGGAGTTCCTCTTCTTCAGGCGACAGATCAACCAGCGTCCGTGCCGTCGCAATGTCTTTGACCATCAAGGCAAACGGTTTTGCCCAACGGCCCTTCCGCTCTCTGAGCGTCCGCACCGTCTGGGTATTTTCAGCATCGCACGCCAAATGATACCCGCCAAGTCCTTTGATCGCCACAATGCGCCCTTCACAAAGAAGTTGGGTCGTCTTTTTGACGGCCTTTTCATCACCATGTATCCCGCCATCTTGCCACCGCAGGTAATAATGAGGCCCGCACTCGGCGCAAGCAATCGGTTGCGCATGAAATCGGCGGTC
The genomic region above belongs to Caldalkalibacillus uzonensis and contains:
- a CDS encoding restriction endonuclease, with product MSTQIIDKLDEWRKFESTTKKGELFERFALSYLRKAPVYQNLYSEIWRWRDWPDRGGLGDTGIDAVAEERHTGKLWAIQIKFHEETLRADDIATFLALSGRKEFSYRLIVTSSPLGSNAEKLIRKQDKPVKVLTLADMLESAVDWDSFNWRTICLL
- the ltrA gene encoding group II intron reverse transcriptase/maturase, which translates into the protein MALLENILSRPNLTKALKRVEANKGAPGINGVSIEHLRDYIREHWPAIKQKLLEGTYQPAPVRRVEIPKPDGGVRLLGIPTVIDRFIQQAILQELTAIFNPHFSSHSYGFRPQRRAHDAVRQAQRYIQEGYRYVVDIDLEKFFDRVNHDILMSRVARRVKDKRVLKLIRAYLKAGIMWDGVKVRSEEGTPQGGPLSPLLANILLDDLDKELEKRGLRFCRYADDCNIYVRSRRAGQRVKQSIQRFLEKKLKLKVNEEKSAVDRPWRRKFLGFSFTKQREARIRLASKSIQRFKNKIRQLTNPNWSISMEERIEKLNQYTMGWIGYFALIETPSPLKRLEKWIRRRLRLCRWHQWKRVRTRIRELRALGLKEHEVFEIANTRKGAWRTTKTPQLHKALGKAYWLAQGLKSLTQRYFDIRQDWRTA
- the hypF gene encoding carbamoyltransferase HypF; its protein translation is MKTARRIHVRGVVQGVGFRPYIFRLAKQWCLSGWVCNGESGVEIHVEGDTGAVEGFLQAITERPPLMAQVTNLEWEDAAVEGVTDFQIRESRLHDRPTVNIPADLAVCSACLAELFDPANRRYLYPYINCTDCGPRYTVIYQLPYDRPYTTMKTWAMCPVCSAEYQEPGDRRFHAQPIACAECGPHYYLRWQDGGIHGDEKAVKKTTQLLCEGRIVAIKGLGGYHLACDAENTQTVRTLRERKGRWAKPFALMVKDIATARTLVDLSPEEEELLTSTVRPIVLARARRLLLGVTPDNIDLGVMLPYTPLHHLLFYYGAPPVLVMTSANCSSEPIVYQDRDALEDLQGLADAWLIGERPIARRVDDSVVRVSAFGATVLRRARGYTPLPVAQLPSDRPILAVGADLKNTVTLVVKGKAIMSQHLGDLTQYEAYTAFEQTVSDLLAMYEVPLAETIIAYDLHPEYRSAQFARELETYKHVGIQHHRAHVASVLAERNALDKQVIGVAFDGTGFGDDGAIWGGELFVGSLAEGLKRCGHLRYAVLPGGDAAARVPLQALAGFFADMPELATDVGRRLALPERFFTAFKLVEKQFRTFPTTSVGRLFDAAAALLGFTGAISFEGQAAIWLEHLARSAPLERVYPFPWNGKELDYRPLVEVMVEDRLRGRDVAAIARSFHRSIAEGIYRSALAIGEAYGIDTVVLSGGVFQNSLLLADLKALFADSTMHVWIGREVPPNDGGISLGQAALVAAGHGITRQFPGIHDQQ